Proteins from a single region of Callithrix jacchus isolate 240 chromosome 12, calJac240_pri, whole genome shotgun sequence:
- the EME2 gene encoding structure-specific endonuclease subunit EME2 isoform X2 has product MARVGPGRAGTSRRGRSGRWRPATWEISDSDTEGPAHSEAAARAPDPAGERRAAAEALRLLRPEQVLRRLAVRVDPGARSARAVVGEERPFPAGGTLRRTGRRARSEPWGRTCFPVGGLRRMQTPRPGPPAQVGRPRGWQEAAISLLCPVPAFLEDAGADVLMEALEALGCECLIEPQCPARSLQWTRASPDPCPRGLPPEVWAAGERELLLLLEPAEFLQGVATLTQISGPTCWVPWISPEITARPHLAVIGLDAYLWSRQHVPRGTQPESLQVAGAEVAVGWPEVEEALVLLQLWANLDVLLVASWEELSQHVCAITKALAQCPLKQYRESQAFSFCTVGRWAAGEPVARDGTGLRGAWWRQIRQFSRVSPAVADAVVTAFPSPRLLQQALVACSTDRERLGLLADLPVRASEDGRPRRVGPDLSRRICLFLTTDNPDLLLDLSS; this is encoded by the exons ATGGCGCGGGTTGGACCCGGGAGGGCGGGGACCTCTCGCCGCGGCCGGAGCGGCCGGTGGCGACCTGCAACCTGGGAGATCTCGGACTCCGACACCGAGGGCCCCGCCCACTCGGAGGCCGCCGCGAGAGCCCCGGACCCAGCTGGGGAGCGCAGGGCGGCGGCCGAGGCGTTGCGGCTGCTGCGGCCGGAGCAGGTCTTGAGGCGCCTTGCGGTGCGCGTGGACCCAGGTGCGCGGAGCGCGCGGGCAGTGGTCGGGGAGGAAAGGCCTTTTCCGGCCGGCGGCACTCTCCGTCGGACTGGGCGCCGCGCGCGCTCAGAGCCCTGGGGCCGGACCTGCTTCCCAGTCGGGGGCTTGCGCCGAATGCAGACTCCCCGGCCCGGGCCCCCAGCCCAGGTAGGGCGCCCACGAGGGTGGCAGGAGGCAGCGATCTCACTCCTCTGCCCGGTCCCAGCCTTCCTGGAAGACGCCGGTGCCGACGTCCTGATGGAGGCCCTGGAGGCCCTGGGCTGCGAGTGCCTCATCGAGCCCCAGTGCCCGGCGCGGAGCCTGCAGTGGACCCGAGCGAGTCCCGACCCCTGCCCTCGCGGC CTGCCTCCTGAAGTGTGGGCTGCAGGTGAACGTGAATTGCTGCTTCTGCTGGAGCCGGCGGAGTTTCTGCAGGGCGTGGCTACACTAACCCAG ATCTCCGGCCCAACCTGCTGGGTGCCCTGGATTTCCCCCGAGATCACTGCCCGGCCCCACCTGGCTGTCATCGGGCTGGATGCCTACCTGTG GTCTCGCCAGCACGTTCCCCGTGGGACGCAGCCAGAGAGCCTGCAGGTGGCCGGTGCTGAGGTGGCCGTGGGCTGgccagaggtggaggag GCTCTGGTGCTCCTGCAGCTTTGGGCAAACCTGGACGTGCTGTTGGTGGCCTCATGGGAGGAGCTGAGTCAGCATGTGTGCGCCATCACCAAGGCCCTCGCCCAGTGTCCCCTCAA GCAGTACCGGGAATCCCAGGCCTTTTCCTTTTGCACAGTAGGGCGCTGGGCGGCAGGCGAGCCAGTGGCAAGAGACGGCACAGGGTTGCGAGGGGCCTGGTGGCGGCAGATCAGGCAGTTCAGTCGGGTCAGCCCAGCTGTGGCTGACGCTGTGGTCACAGCCTTCCCCTCCCCTCGCCTTTTACAACAG GCGCTCGTGGCCTGCAGCACGGATCGGGAGCGCCTGGGCCTCCTAGCTGACCTCCCCGTGAGGGCCAGTGAAGATGGGCGGCCCCGCAGGGTGGGGCCTGACCTCTCCCGCCGCATCTGCCTCTTCCTGACCACGGACAACCCTGACCTCCTCCTGGACCTGAGCTCCTGA
- the EME2 gene encoding structure-specific endonuclease subunit EME2 isoform X5, with protein MARVGPGRAGTSRRGRSGRWRPATWEISDSDTEGPAHSEAAARAPDPAGERRAAAEALRLLRPEQVLRRLAVRVDPGARSARAVVGEERPFPAGGTLRRTGRRARSEPWGRTCFPVGGLRRMQTPRPGPPAQVGRPRGWQEAAISLLCPVPAFLEDAGADVLMEALEALGCECLIEPQCPARSLQWTRASPDPCPRGVSGHGFPRASPGAAPGRCGWLPPEVWAAGERELLLLLEPAEFLQGVATLTQISGPTCWVPWISPEITARPHLAVIGLDAYLWLWCSCSFGQTWTCCWWPHGRS; from the exons ATGGCGCGGGTTGGACCCGGGAGGGCGGGGACCTCTCGCCGCGGCCGGAGCGGCCGGTGGCGACCTGCAACCTGGGAGATCTCGGACTCCGACACCGAGGGCCCCGCCCACTCGGAGGCCGCCGCGAGAGCCCCGGACCCAGCTGGGGAGCGCAGGGCGGCGGCCGAGGCGTTGCGGCTGCTGCGGCCGGAGCAGGTCTTGAGGCGCCTTGCGGTGCGCGTGGACCCAGGTGCGCGGAGCGCGCGGGCAGTGGTCGGGGAGGAAAGGCCTTTTCCGGCCGGCGGCACTCTCCGTCGGACTGGGCGCCGCGCGCGCTCAGAGCCCTGGGGCCGGACCTGCTTCCCAGTCGGGGGCTTGCGCCGAATGCAGACTCCCCGGCCCGGGCCCCCAGCCCAGGTAGGGCGCCCACGAGGGTGGCAGGAGGCAGCGATCTCACTCCTCTGCCCGGTCCCAGCCTTCCTGGAAGACGCCGGTGCCGACGTCCTGATGGAGGCCCTGGAGGCCCTGGGCTGCGAGTGCCTCATCGAGCCCCAGTGCCCGGCGCGGAGCCTGCAGTGGACCCGAGCGAGTCCCGACCCCTGCCCTCGCGGCGTGAGTGGTCACGGGTTCCCGAGGGCCAGTCCCGGAGCTGCCCCCGGGCGGTGCGGATGG CTGCCTCCTGAAGTGTGGGCTGCAGGTGAACGTGAATTGCTGCTTCTGCTGGAGCCGGCGGAGTTTCTGCAGGGCGTGGCTACACTAACCCAG ATCTCCGGCCCAACCTGCTGGGTGCCCTGGATTTCCCCCGAGATCACTGCCCGGCCCCACCTGGCTGTCATCGGGCTGGATGCCTACCTGTG GCTCTGGTGCTCCTGCAGCTTTGGGCAAACCTGGACGTGCTGTTGGTGGCCTCATGGGAGGAGCTGA
- the NME3 gene encoding nucleoside diphosphate kinase 3 isoform X1 has translation MICLVLTIFANLFPAACTGAHERTFLAVKPDGVQRRLVGEIVRRFERKGFKLVALKLVQASEELLREHYAELRERPFYGRLVKYMASGPVVAMVWQGLDVVRASRALIGATNPADAQPGTIRGDFCIEVGKNLIHGSDSVESARREIALWFRAEELLCWEDSAGHWLYE, from the exons ATGATCTGCTTGGTGCTGACCATCTTCGCCAACCTCTTCCCCGCGG CCTGCACCGGCGCACACGAGCGCACCTTCCTGGCCGTGAAGCCGGACGGCGTGCAGCGGCGGCTGGTGGGCGAGATCGTGCGGCGCTTCGAGAGGAAGGGCTTTAAGCTGGTGGCGCTGAAGCTGGTGCAG GCCTCCGAGGAGCTTCTGCGCGAACACTACGCCGAGCTGCGCGAGCGCCCGTTCTACGGCCGCCTGGTTAAGTACATGGCCTCCGGGCCGGTGGTGGCCATG GTGTGGCAGGGGCTGGACGTGGTGCGCGCCTCGCGGGCGCTCATCGGGGCCACGAACCCGGCCGACGCCCAGCCCGGCACCATCCGCGGGGATTTCTGCATCGAGGTTGGCAA GAACCTCATTCACGGCAGCGACTCGGTGGAGAGTGCCCGCCGCGAGATCGCGCTCTGGTTCCGCGCAGAGGAGCTCCTGTGCTGGGAGGACAGTGCCGGGCACTGGCTGTATGAGTAG
- the EME2 gene encoding structure-specific endonuclease subunit EME2 isoform X1, with the protein MARVGPGRAGTSRRGRSGRWRPATWEISDSDTEGPAHSEAAARAPDPAGERRAAAEALRLLRPEQVLRRLAVRVDPGARSARAVVGEERPFPAGGTLRRTGRRARSEPWGRTCFPVGGLRRMQTPRPGPPAQVGRPRGWQEAAISLLCPVPAFLEDAGADVLMEALEALGCECLIEPQCPARSLQWTRASPDPCPRGVSGHGFPRASPGAAPGRCGWLPPEVWAAGERELLLLLEPAEFLQGVATLTQISGPTCWVPWISPEITARPHLAVIGLDAYLWSRQHVPRGTQPESLQVAGAEVAVGWPEVEEALVLLQLWANLDVLLVASWEELSQHVCAITKALAQCPLKQYRESQAFSFCTVGRWAAGEPVARDGTGLRGAWWRQIRQFSRVSPAVADAVVTAFPSPRLLQQALVACSTDRERLGLLADLPVRASEDGRPRRVGPDLSRRICLFLTTDNPDLLLDLSS; encoded by the exons ATGGCGCGGGTTGGACCCGGGAGGGCGGGGACCTCTCGCCGCGGCCGGAGCGGCCGGTGGCGACCTGCAACCTGGGAGATCTCGGACTCCGACACCGAGGGCCCCGCCCACTCGGAGGCCGCCGCGAGAGCCCCGGACCCAGCTGGGGAGCGCAGGGCGGCGGCCGAGGCGTTGCGGCTGCTGCGGCCGGAGCAGGTCTTGAGGCGCCTTGCGGTGCGCGTGGACCCAGGTGCGCGGAGCGCGCGGGCAGTGGTCGGGGAGGAAAGGCCTTTTCCGGCCGGCGGCACTCTCCGTCGGACTGGGCGCCGCGCGCGCTCAGAGCCCTGGGGCCGGACCTGCTTCCCAGTCGGGGGCTTGCGCCGAATGCAGACTCCCCGGCCCGGGCCCCCAGCCCAGGTAGGGCGCCCACGAGGGTGGCAGGAGGCAGCGATCTCACTCCTCTGCCCGGTCCCAGCCTTCCTGGAAGACGCCGGTGCCGACGTCCTGATGGAGGCCCTGGAGGCCCTGGGCTGCGAGTGCCTCATCGAGCCCCAGTGCCCGGCGCGGAGCCTGCAGTGGACCCGAGCGAGTCCCGACCCCTGCCCTCGCGGCGTGAGTGGTCACGGGTTCCCGAGGGCCAGTCCCGGAGCTGCCCCCGGGCGGTGCGGATGG CTGCCTCCTGAAGTGTGGGCTGCAGGTGAACGTGAATTGCTGCTTCTGCTGGAGCCGGCGGAGTTTCTGCAGGGCGTGGCTACACTAACCCAG ATCTCCGGCCCAACCTGCTGGGTGCCCTGGATTTCCCCCGAGATCACTGCCCGGCCCCACCTGGCTGTCATCGGGCTGGATGCCTACCTGTG GTCTCGCCAGCACGTTCCCCGTGGGACGCAGCCAGAGAGCCTGCAGGTGGCCGGTGCTGAGGTGGCCGTGGGCTGgccagaggtggaggag GCTCTGGTGCTCCTGCAGCTTTGGGCAAACCTGGACGTGCTGTTGGTGGCCTCATGGGAGGAGCTGAGTCAGCATGTGTGCGCCATCACCAAGGCCCTCGCCCAGTGTCCCCTCAA GCAGTACCGGGAATCCCAGGCCTTTTCCTTTTGCACAGTAGGGCGCTGGGCGGCAGGCGAGCCAGTGGCAAGAGACGGCACAGGGTTGCGAGGGGCCTGGTGGCGGCAGATCAGGCAGTTCAGTCGGGTCAGCCCAGCTGTGGCTGACGCTGTGGTCACAGCCTTCCCCTCCCCTCGCCTTTTACAACAG GCGCTCGTGGCCTGCAGCACGGATCGGGAGCGCCTGGGCCTCCTAGCTGACCTCCCCGTGAGGGCCAGTGAAGATGGGCGGCCCCGCAGGGTGGGGCCTGACCTCTCCCGCCGCATCTGCCTCTTCCTGACCACGGACAACCCTGACCTCCTCCTGGACCTGAGCTCCTGA
- the MRPS34 gene encoding small ribosomal subunit protein mS34 translates to MARKKVRPRLIAELARRVRALREQQNRPRDSQLYALDYESLTRPFSGRRLPVRAWVDVRRESRLLQLLNRLPLFGLGRLVTRKSWLWQHDEPCYWRLTRVRPDHTAQNLDHGKAWGILTFKGKTESEAREIEHVMYHDWRLVPKHEEEAFTAFTPAPEDSLPAVPYPPLLRAMILAQRQKNGDTSAEEPMLNVQGIRVEPWDYPAKQETKGRAKGTRV, encoded by the exons ATGGCGCGGAAGAAGGTGCGTCCGCGGCTGATCGCGGAGCTGGCACGCCGCGTGCGCGCCCTGCGGGAGCAGCAGAACCGGCCGCGCGACTCGCAGCTCTACGCCCTGGACTACGAGTCCCTGACGCGGCCGTTCTCCGGACGGCGGCTGCCGGTCCGGGCCTGGGTCGACGTGCGCCGCGAGAGCCGCCTCCTGCAGCTGCTCAACCGCCTCCCGCTCTTCGGCCTGGGCCGCCTGGTCACGCGCAAGTCCTGGCTGTGGCAGCACGACGAGCCGTGCTACTGGCGCCTTACGCGGGTGCGGCCCGACCACACCGCGCAG AACCTGGACCACGGGAAGGCCTGGGGCATCCTGACCTTCAAAG GTAAGACGGAGAGCGAGGCGCGGGAGATCGAACACGTCATGTACCACGACTGGCGGCTGGTGCCCAAGCACGAGGAGGAGGCCTTCACCGCGTTCACGCCGGCGCCCGAGGACAGCCTGCCCGCCGTGCCGTACCCCCCGCTCCTCCGGGCCATGATTCTCGCACAACGACAGAAAAATGGAGACACGAGCGCCGAGGAGCCCATGCTGAATGTGCAGGGGATACGCGTGGAACCCTGGGACTACCCTGCAAAACAGGAGACCAAAGGAAGGGCCAAGGGCACCCGGGTCTAG
- the EME2 gene encoding structure-specific endonuclease subunit EME2 isoform X4, whose product MARVGPGRAGTSRRGRSGRWRPATWEISDSDTEGPAHSEAAARAPDPAGERRAAAEALRLLRPEQVLRRLAVRVDPAFLEDAGADVLMEALEALGCECLIEPQCPARSLQWTRASPDPCPRGLPPEVWAAGERELLLLLEPAEFLQGVATLTQISGPTCWVPWISPEITARPHLAVIGLDAYLWSRQHVPRGTQPESLQVAGAEVAVGWPEVEEALVLLQLWANLDVLLVASWEELSQHVCAITKALAQCPLKQYRESQAFSFCTVGRWAAGEPVARDGTGLRGAWWRQIRQFSRVSPAVADAVVTAFPSPRLLQQALVACSTDRERLGLLADLPVRASEDGRPRRVGPDLSRRICLFLTTDNPDLLLDLSS is encoded by the exons ATGGCGCGGGTTGGACCCGGGAGGGCGGGGACCTCTCGCCGCGGCCGGAGCGGCCGGTGGCGACCTGCAACCTGGGAGATCTCGGACTCCGACACCGAGGGCCCCGCCCACTCGGAGGCCGCCGCGAGAGCCCCGGACCCAGCTGGGGAGCGCAGGGCGGCGGCCGAGGCGTTGCGGCTGCTGCGGCCGGAGCAGGTCTTGAGGCGCCTTGCGGTGCGCGTGGACCCAG CCTTCCTGGAAGACGCCGGTGCCGACGTCCTGATGGAGGCCCTGGAGGCCCTGGGCTGCGAGTGCCTCATCGAGCCCCAGTGCCCGGCGCGGAGCCTGCAGTGGACCCGAGCGAGTCCCGACCCCTGCCCTCGCGGC CTGCCTCCTGAAGTGTGGGCTGCAGGTGAACGTGAATTGCTGCTTCTGCTGGAGCCGGCGGAGTTTCTGCAGGGCGTGGCTACACTAACCCAG ATCTCCGGCCCAACCTGCTGGGTGCCCTGGATTTCCCCCGAGATCACTGCCCGGCCCCACCTGGCTGTCATCGGGCTGGATGCCTACCTGTG GTCTCGCCAGCACGTTCCCCGTGGGACGCAGCCAGAGAGCCTGCAGGTGGCCGGTGCTGAGGTGGCCGTGGGCTGgccagaggtggaggag GCTCTGGTGCTCCTGCAGCTTTGGGCAAACCTGGACGTGCTGTTGGTGGCCTCATGGGAGGAGCTGAGTCAGCATGTGTGCGCCATCACCAAGGCCCTCGCCCAGTGTCCCCTCAA GCAGTACCGGGAATCCCAGGCCTTTTCCTTTTGCACAGTAGGGCGCTGGGCGGCAGGCGAGCCAGTGGCAAGAGACGGCACAGGGTTGCGAGGGGCCTGGTGGCGGCAGATCAGGCAGTTCAGTCGGGTCAGCCCAGCTGTGGCTGACGCTGTGGTCACAGCCTTCCCCTCCCCTCGCCTTTTACAACAG GCGCTCGTGGCCTGCAGCACGGATCGGGAGCGCCTGGGCCTCCTAGCTGACCTCCCCGTGAGGGCCAGTGAAGATGGGCGGCCCCGCAGGGTGGGGCCTGACCTCTCCCGCCGCATCTGCCTCTTCCTGACCACGGACAACCCTGACCTCCTCCTGGACCTGAGCTCCTGA
- the EME2 gene encoding structure-specific endonuclease subunit EME2 isoform X3, whose translation MARVGPGRAGTSRRGRSGRWRPATWEISDSDTEGPAHSEAAARAPDPAGERRAAAEALRLLRPEQVLRRLAVRVDPAFLEDAGADVLMEALEALGCECLIEPQCPARSLQWTRASPDPCPRGVSGHGFPRASPGAAPGRCGWLPPEVWAAGERELLLLLEPAEFLQGVATLTQISGPTCWVPWISPEITARPHLAVIGLDAYLWSRQHVPRGTQPESLQVAGAEVAVGWPEVEEALVLLQLWANLDVLLVASWEELSQHVCAITKALAQCPLKQYRESQAFSFCTVGRWAAGEPVARDGTGLRGAWWRQIRQFSRVSPAVADAVVTAFPSPRLLQQALVACSTDRERLGLLADLPVRASEDGRPRRVGPDLSRRICLFLTTDNPDLLLDLSS comes from the exons ATGGCGCGGGTTGGACCCGGGAGGGCGGGGACCTCTCGCCGCGGCCGGAGCGGCCGGTGGCGACCTGCAACCTGGGAGATCTCGGACTCCGACACCGAGGGCCCCGCCCACTCGGAGGCCGCCGCGAGAGCCCCGGACCCAGCTGGGGAGCGCAGGGCGGCGGCCGAGGCGTTGCGGCTGCTGCGGCCGGAGCAGGTCTTGAGGCGCCTTGCGGTGCGCGTGGACCCAG CCTTCCTGGAAGACGCCGGTGCCGACGTCCTGATGGAGGCCCTGGAGGCCCTGGGCTGCGAGTGCCTCATCGAGCCCCAGTGCCCGGCGCGGAGCCTGCAGTGGACCCGAGCGAGTCCCGACCCCTGCCCTCGCGGCGTGAGTGGTCACGGGTTCCCGAGGGCCAGTCCCGGAGCTGCCCCCGGGCGGTGCGGATGG CTGCCTCCTGAAGTGTGGGCTGCAGGTGAACGTGAATTGCTGCTTCTGCTGGAGCCGGCGGAGTTTCTGCAGGGCGTGGCTACACTAACCCAG ATCTCCGGCCCAACCTGCTGGGTGCCCTGGATTTCCCCCGAGATCACTGCCCGGCCCCACCTGGCTGTCATCGGGCTGGATGCCTACCTGTG GTCTCGCCAGCACGTTCCCCGTGGGACGCAGCCAGAGAGCCTGCAGGTGGCCGGTGCTGAGGTGGCCGTGGGCTGgccagaggtggaggag GCTCTGGTGCTCCTGCAGCTTTGGGCAAACCTGGACGTGCTGTTGGTGGCCTCATGGGAGGAGCTGAGTCAGCATGTGTGCGCCATCACCAAGGCCCTCGCCCAGTGTCCCCTCAA GCAGTACCGGGAATCCCAGGCCTTTTCCTTTTGCACAGTAGGGCGCTGGGCGGCAGGCGAGCCAGTGGCAAGAGACGGCACAGGGTTGCGAGGGGCCTGGTGGCGGCAGATCAGGCAGTTCAGTCGGGTCAGCCCAGCTGTGGCTGACGCTGTGGTCACAGCCTTCCCCTCCCCTCGCCTTTTACAACAG GCGCTCGTGGCCTGCAGCACGGATCGGGAGCGCCTGGGCCTCCTAGCTGACCTCCCCGTGAGGGCCAGTGAAGATGGGCGGCCCCGCAGGGTGGGGCCTGACCTCTCCCGCCGCATCTGCCTCTTCCTGACCACGGACAACCCTGACCTCCTCCTGGACCTGAGCTCCTGA
- the NME3 gene encoding nucleoside diphosphate kinase 3 isoform X2: protein MICLVLTIFANLFPAACTGAHERTFLAVKPDGVQRRLVGEIVRRFERKGFKLVALKLVQASEELLREHYAELRERPFYGRLVKYMASGPVVAMVWQGLDVVRASRALIGATNPADAQPGTIRGDFCIEEPHSRQRLGGECPPRDRALVPRRGAPVLGGQCRALAV, encoded by the exons ATGATCTGCTTGGTGCTGACCATCTTCGCCAACCTCTTCCCCGCGG CCTGCACCGGCGCACACGAGCGCACCTTCCTGGCCGTGAAGCCGGACGGCGTGCAGCGGCGGCTGGTGGGCGAGATCGTGCGGCGCTTCGAGAGGAAGGGCTTTAAGCTGGTGGCGCTGAAGCTGGTGCAG GCCTCCGAGGAGCTTCTGCGCGAACACTACGCCGAGCTGCGCGAGCGCCCGTTCTACGGCCGCCTGGTTAAGTACATGGCCTCCGGGCCGGTGGTGGCCATG GTGTGGCAGGGGCTGGACGTGGTGCGCGCCTCGCGGGCGCTCATCGGGGCCACGAACCCGGCCGACGCCCAGCCCGGCACCATCCGCGGGGATTTCTGCATCGAG GAACCTCATTCACGGCAGCGACTCGGTGGAGAGTGCCCGCCGCGAGATCGCGCTCTGGTTCCGCGCAGAGGAGCTCCTGTGCTGGGAGGACAGTGCCGGGCACTGGCTGTATGA